One genomic segment of Rhizorhabdus phycosphaerae includes these proteins:
- a CDS encoding Rid family hydrolase produces MTRTWMIAGACMAACLATASQAQITRIQNNPKAVILDAAKVSAGAETLYISGQLPSPIDPAKSMADIKSIEDLGDTKTQTISVLNKIKTILESQGYGMQDLVKLSLFVAPDPKLGKLDFMGANEGFKMFFGTAENPTTVARSTFQVGALVGPYFLIEIEAIAARKPK; encoded by the coding sequence TTGACGCGCACATGGATGATAGCGGGCGCCTGTATGGCGGCCTGCCTCGCAACCGCCTCTCAGGCACAGATCACGCGGATCCAGAACAACCCCAAGGCAGTGATTCTCGACGCGGCCAAGGTCTCGGCGGGTGCGGAGACGCTGTACATCTCCGGACAGCTCCCCTCCCCGATCGATCCGGCCAAGTCGATGGCCGACATCAAGAGCATCGAGGATCTCGGCGACACGAAGACGCAAACCATCAGCGTGCTCAACAAGATCAAGACGATCCTGGAGTCGCAGGGCTATGGGATGCAGGATCTGGTCAAGCTCAGCCTGTTCGTCGCCCCCGACCCCAAACTGGGCAAGCTCGATTTCATGGGCGCCAACGAGGGCTTCAAGATGTTCTTCGGAACCGCCGAGAATCCGACCACGGTCGCGCGCTCGACCTTTCAGGTCGGGGCTCTGGTCGGCCCCTATTTCCTGATCGAGATCGAAGCGATCGCCGCCAGGAAGCCGAAATGA
- a CDS encoding DNA-binding response regulator, producing the protein MNIPGHSDTVLIVDDEPDSLRAISRALEAADLAVLVATSGKAALDRLHHIVPDLILMDAVMPEMDGFEVTAQIKKRPELHHVPVIFMTGLTESEHVVEAFEVGGVDYVKKPVQLSELVARVRVHMAQGRAVQASVASLDATGRLMIATDTRGKLLWCTPGAEQAIGGIVPGWKRGADLPPALGQKVATLVERGSPGSSVKIGPPGFAGNLELVIIARYRGDEVLIRINQLDPEKHVVRLREQLQLTHREAEVLLWVSYGKASIDISDVLNISPRTVQKHLERIYEKLGVEMRSAAAAIATRLLDQ; encoded by the coding sequence TTGAACATTCCCGGTCACAGCGACACCGTCCTCATCGTCGACGACGAGCCGGACTCGCTGCGCGCAATCAGCCGTGCCCTTGAGGCCGCCGATCTGGCGGTGCTCGTCGCGACCTCGGGCAAGGCCGCGCTCGATCGTCTCCACCACATCGTACCCGACCTCATCCTGATGGATGCGGTCATGCCCGAGATGGACGGGTTCGAGGTCACGGCGCAGATCAAGAAGCGGCCCGAACTCCACCATGTCCCTGTCATCTTCATGACCGGGCTGACCGAAAGCGAACATGTCGTCGAGGCGTTCGAGGTCGGCGGCGTCGACTATGTCAAGAAGCCGGTGCAGCTGTCGGAGCTCGTCGCGCGCGTCCGCGTCCATATGGCGCAGGGTCGAGCGGTCCAGGCCAGCGTCGCCAGCCTCGACGCCACCGGTCGTCTCATGATCGCGACCGATACGCGCGGCAAACTGCTCTGGTGCACGCCCGGCGCCGAGCAGGCGATCGGCGGTATCGTGCCGGGCTGGAAGCGGGGGGCCGATCTTCCCCCCGCCCTGGGGCAGAAGGTTGCCACCCTGGTCGAGCGGGGCAGTCCGGGGTCCTCGGTCAAGATCGGGCCGCCCGGCTTTGCCGGTAATCTCGAACTGGTGATCATCGCCCGCTATCGCGGAGACGAGGTGCTCATACGGATCAACCAGCTCGATCCCGAAAAACATGTCGTTCGCCTGCGCGAGCAGCTCCAGCTGACCCATCGCGAGGCCGAGGTGCTGCTATGGGTCAGCTATGGCAAGGCGAGCATCGACATAAGCGACGTGCTGAACATCAGCCCTCGTACGGTGCAGAAGCACCTCGAACGCATCTACGAAAAGCTGGGCGTCGAGATGCGCTCGGCAGCGGCAGCGATCGCGACGCGGCTATTGGACCAATAG
- a CDS encoding ATP-binding response regulator, translated as MAPSSASDVDAPDAARHLAGDGNRRYFQGMMLIFAACVLDCVVLVLEIATDGADWIYWSILALVQLLIGYAAWACFRMFHQGSRRIAEQLEQMQLLRRAKDAAETANVTKSRYISNVSHEIRSPLNAIYGYAQLIEGNDGVGAKEAVRVIRRCAEHMTSLVEGLLDVAQIEHGVLRVRSEVVRLDKFIDQLISMVRPAAAAKGLHLDYVKRGRLPEHVRTDPNRLRQVFLNLLSNAIAYTDRGSVTLSLHYAAQVATFEIRDTGRGISPEDQPTIFDPYARGGEEHVRSKPGAGLGLSISRAIVEILGGQLELVESSPTGTCLRVTLLLSEVVARQGSSEKKPQIEGYHGPRRSILIVDDDADQRQFLDGFLGGMGFDVWCAPDGESAIALALDRQFDLVLLDISLPGISGWATASELRLRGGSDLRIVMLSANAHELHRPDFPNPVHDHFLTKPVSFAALIETIGSQLELVWRFEADEPVPRKGGEGDRRGGRLGEEMEARLRRITELLKIGHFRGLEDEIRELADQCPEAQRLSAELFDRLDRFDLEGMARLVEEYEG; from the coding sequence ATGGCGCCCAGTTCCGCGAGCGACGTCGACGCCCCGGACGCGGCCCGACACCTCGCTGGCGACGGTAATCGCCGCTATTTTCAGGGTATGATGCTGATCTTCGCAGCCTGCGTGCTGGACTGCGTGGTGTTGGTGCTCGAGATCGCGACCGACGGCGCCGACTGGATTTACTGGTCGATCCTGGCGCTGGTCCAGCTGCTGATCGGCTATGCCGCCTGGGCCTGTTTCAGGATGTTCCACCAAGGGTCGCGCCGCATCGCCGAGCAGTTGGAGCAGATGCAGCTACTGCGGCGCGCGAAGGATGCAGCGGAGACGGCCAACGTCACCAAGAGTCGCTATATCAGCAATGTCAGCCATGAGATCCGCTCGCCGCTCAACGCCATCTATGGCTATGCCCAGCTGATCGAGGGCAATGACGGCGTCGGCGCGAAGGAGGCGGTGCGGGTGATACGCCGCTGCGCCGAGCATATGACGAGCCTCGTCGAGGGGCTGCTCGATGTCGCCCAGATCGAACATGGCGTACTGCGCGTAAGATCCGAGGTCGTGCGGCTCGATAAATTCATCGACCAGCTGATCTCGATGGTGCGGCCCGCCGCTGCGGCCAAGGGCCTGCACCTGGACTATGTAAAGCGCGGCCGGTTGCCCGAGCATGTGCGCACCGATCCCAACCGCCTGCGCCAGGTCTTCCTGAACCTGCTGTCCAACGCGATCGCCTATACAGACAGGGGCTCGGTGACGCTCAGCCTCCATTATGCCGCCCAGGTCGCGACCTTCGAGATACGCGACACCGGGCGCGGCATCAGCCCCGAGGACCAGCCGACGATCTTCGATCCCTATGCGCGGGGCGGGGAGGAGCATGTCCGGTCCAAGCCGGGAGCGGGGCTGGGGCTTTCGATATCGCGCGCGATCGTCGAGATATTGGGCGGCCAGCTCGAACTGGTCGAGAGCAGCCCGACCGGGACCTGCCTGCGGGTCACATTGTTGTTGAGCGAGGTGGTAGCCAGGCAGGGCAGTAGCGAGAAGAAGCCGCAGATCGAGGGCTATCATGGCCCCCGACGCTCGATCCTCATCGTCGACGACGACGCCGATCAGCGCCAGTTCCTCGACGGGTTTCTCGGGGGCATGGGCTTCGATGTCTGGTGCGCACCAGACGGGGAATCGGCGATCGCGCTCGCATTGGACCGGCAGTTCGACCTCGTCCTGCTCGACATCAGCCTGCCCGGAATCTCGGGATGGGCGACCGCATCCGAGCTTAGGCTGCGGGGCGGGAGCGATCTGCGGATCGTCATGCTGTCCGCCAATGCCCATGAGCTGCACCGGCCGGACTTCCCGAACCCCGTGCACGACCATTTCCTGACCAAGCCCGTCAGCTTCGCCGCCCTGATCGAGACGATCGGGTCCCAGCTCGAGCTGGTCTGGCGCTTCGAGGCGGACGAGCCGGTGCCCCGCAAGGGTGGCGAGGGAGACCGTCGCGGCGGGCGCCTGGGGGAGGAGATGGAGGCTCGCCTCCGGCGGATCACCGAACTGCTGAAGATCGGCCACTTCCGGGGCCTGGAGGACGAGATACGCGAGCTGGCGGACCAATGCCCCGAGGCGCAGCGGCTGAGTGCGGAACTGTTCGACCGGCTCGACCGGTTCGATCTCGAAGGCATGGCGCGACTTGTCGAGGAGTATGAGGGTTGA
- a CDS encoding c-type cytochrome: MSSRPAIALALAAVVWTTLAVAAGPATRPAAAPALGVREGVYTAEQAKAGARTYAIRCAVCHGSRLEGSYEVPALTGKFVAHWARRPVWPLFDYVSRAMPQPAPGSLSPTENAALIAFLLEANGLPAGERPLPSDQAGLSAIAFDGPGAGAASR; this comes from the coding sequence ATGAGCAGCCGGCCGGCCATTGCACTCGCGCTCGCCGCTGTCGTCTGGACGACGCTCGCCGTCGCGGCGGGGCCAGCGACCCGGCCCGCTGCCGCCCCCGCTCTCGGCGTCAGGGAGGGTGTCTATACCGCCGAGCAGGCTAAGGCGGGGGCACGCACCTATGCCATCCGTTGTGCGGTCTGCCATGGTTCGCGGCTCGAAGGCAGCTACGAGGTTCCCGCGCTGACGGGCAAGTTCGTCGCCCACTGGGCTCGGCGACCGGTCTGGCCGCTGTTCGATTATGTGTCGAGAGCGATGCCGCAGCCGGCGCCGGGATCCCTGTCCCCCACCGAAAACGCCGCTCTCATTGCCTTCCTGCTCGAAGCGAATGGGCTGCCAGCGGGCGAGCGTCCGCTCCCGTCGGATCAGGCAGGGCTGTCGGCGATTGCGTTCGATGGACCGGGGGCCGGTGCCGCATCGCGCTGA
- a CDS encoding FAD-dependent oxidoreductase, with protein MAGAYDDTLGRRALLRRAGAAGIVAGLSACAPVGSKRLATAAKLARLDGTRTLVPFRATPREIVDVKCCIRPLRAAGPNLGTEMVGDTLVVHNYGHGGSGWSLSWGSADIAVGKALSVLPREIAVVGCGIVGLTSAIVAQRAGLKVTIYARELIQKTRSFRASGSFTPDARVALAEPAGAAFGPLWEQMARLSWKTFRTFLGLPGNPVAFSDSFALSDEPIKRRIWPADPAITDSWKPGGLPRQNAEFGHYIDRIRDIVPLGTDLSPEENPFPVAYAQRSSNMHFNFASYAHCLLSEFFERGGQFVVRDFADPSELATLPQKVVIHSTGYAARDLWRDNTIIPVRGQTGWLMPQPAVDYGVRYKNISLLSKADGVVVMNNNPEIGDMLGVGDSNELPNRSAIEEGLAIIAPVLAAARPERLA; from the coding sequence ATGGCCGGAGCTTATGACGACACACTGGGCCGCAGGGCCCTTCTGCGGCGGGCCGGCGCGGCGGGGATCGTCGCCGGGCTGAGCGCCTGCGCGCCGGTAGGCTCGAAGCGGCTTGCGACCGCTGCCAAACTGGCCCGGCTCGATGGCACCCGCACGCTGGTTCCGTTCCGTGCGACGCCGCGCGAGATCGTCGACGTCAAATGCTGCATCCGGCCGCTGCGCGCGGCAGGCCCCAATCTTGGTACCGAGATGGTCGGCGACACGCTGGTCGTCCACAATTACGGTCATGGCGGCAGCGGCTGGTCGTTGTCGTGGGGATCGGCGGACATTGCGGTCGGAAAGGCGCTCTCGGTTCTCCCCCGCGAGATCGCCGTGGTCGGCTGCGGGATCGTCGGGCTTACGAGCGCGATCGTTGCCCAGAGGGCGGGGCTGAAGGTCACTATCTACGCGCGCGAGCTGATTCAGAAGACGCGCTCCTTCCGCGCCAGCGGCTCCTTTACGCCGGATGCACGTGTCGCGCTGGCCGAGCCGGCCGGTGCCGCCTTCGGCCCGCTGTGGGAGCAGATGGCGCGTCTGTCGTGGAAGACCTTCCGCACCTTTCTCGGCCTGCCGGGCAATCCGGTGGCTTTCAGCGACAGTTTCGCGCTGTCCGACGAGCCGATCAAGCGGCGTATCTGGCCCGCCGATCCGGCGATCACGGACAGCTGGAAGCCGGGCGGTCTTCCGCGCCAGAATGCGGAGTTCGGCCATTACATCGACCGGATCCGGGACATCGTTCCGCTGGGCACGGACCTGTCGCCCGAGGAAAACCCTTTTCCCGTGGCTTATGCCCAGCGCTCGTCGAACATGCATTTCAACTTCGCGAGCTACGCCCATTGCCTGCTTTCGGAATTTTTCGAGCGGGGCGGGCAATTCGTCGTGCGCGACTTCGCCGACCCGTCCGAACTGGCGACGCTGCCGCAGAAGGTGGTAATCCATTCGACCGGCTATGCTGCGCGCGACTTGTGGCGCGACAATACGATCATCCCGGTGCGTGGTCAGACCGGCTGGCTGATGCCGCAGCCTGCGGTCGACTATGGCGTCCGCTACAAGAATATCTCGCTTCTCTCCAAGGCTGACGGGGTCGTCGTCATGAACAACAATCCGGAGATCGGCGACATGCTCGGTGTGGGCGACTCCAATGAACTGCCCAACCGTAGCGCGATAGAAGAAGGCCTGGCGATCATCGCACCTGTTCTCGCGGCGGCGCGGCCGGAGCGCCTGGCATGA
- a CDS encoding sensor histidine kinase gives MLATLLAQPTPTADARIFLWRQVVDVLAQGRGHRVDDPLVDAPRAVDAYNFLRATRPEIPAELRLAAGRGLAGRRVPPELVMLFAEDLPHIAAPMLGNVLLSSQQWLDLLPRLSPSARNLLRNRRDLGRAVEKALEGFGATDFLIQGPVEPSPSALAPLAAPIDALKASAEVAQPAPVPAPASDARPAVAAASTAPSPQPSPAPPPLARYDVEGALAEPSPPPAAEAVLSSDAALSPGDSQIRELLSRIETFRTRYPASSPTELDEAQAAALAEEPSVVPAQAENFRFETGVDGVICWVQGVPRGPVIGETIAVAAHQTDHGVDGHAAGAYRSRTPFRDARLTIAGEGPASGEWRISAVPFFDPKDGRFSGYRGTARRPRADENAASLSTGRQKADEPAVQDSLRHLVHELRTPLNAIIGFSEMIEGQVRGPAAAPYRSRAQEILEQSKKLLSAVEDLDLVAQTKPVEQGGAPGAVDVSAILARLHSNFEDVAAERASGIAFRIDSTLPPVAVDAATVERMLSRLLAATIAMAGEGERISVDLQRDPRRASHVLLTVLRPRSLDGRDEKMLLDPGYNPGGNWPDAPVLGLGFALRLVRNLAIASGGMLEIDSTRFYLSLPLDDRGGRAEQGAR, from the coding sequence ATGTTGGCCACCTTGCTGGCACAGCCGACGCCCACTGCCGACGCGCGCATCTTCCTGTGGCGGCAGGTGGTGGACGTGCTGGCGCAGGGGCGCGGCCACCGCGTAGACGATCCTCTGGTCGACGCGCCGCGCGCTGTCGATGCCTATAATTTCCTGCGTGCAACCCGGCCGGAGATTCCGGCCGAATTGCGTCTCGCTGCCGGTCGCGGCCTGGCCGGCCGGCGCGTCCCGCCCGAACTGGTGATGCTGTTTGCCGAGGATCTGCCGCACATTGCGGCGCCGATGCTGGGCAATGTCCTGCTGTCGTCGCAACAATGGCTGGATCTGTTGCCGCGCCTTTCGCCAAGCGCGCGCAACCTGCTGCGCAACCGGCGCGACCTCGGGCGGGCGGTCGAGAAGGCGCTGGAAGGGTTCGGCGCGACCGATTTCCTCATCCAGGGACCGGTCGAGCCTTCGCCATCCGCGCTTGCGCCGCTGGCTGCGCCGATCGATGCGCTGAAGGCGTCCGCCGAGGTGGCCCAGCCGGCACCGGTTCCTGCGCCGGCTTCCGACGCCAGGCCTGCCGTCGCTGCCGCTTCGACTGCGCCGTCACCCCAGCCTTCGCCAGCGCCGCCGCCGCTCGCTCGCTATGATGTCGAGGGGGCGCTGGCCGAGCCTTCTCCGCCGCCAGCGGCAGAGGCAGTCCTGTCGTCCGATGCCGCTCTTTCTCCCGGCGACAGCCAGATTCGCGAACTTCTCTCGCGTATCGAGACCTTCCGGACCCGCTATCCGGCCAGCAGCCCGACCGAGCTGGACGAAGCGCAGGCCGCCGCGCTCGCGGAGGAACCGTCGGTCGTCCCTGCCCAGGCCGAGAATTTCCGGTTCGAGACCGGCGTGGACGGCGTCATCTGTTGGGTGCAGGGGGTGCCGCGCGGACCCGTCATCGGTGAGACGATCGCCGTTGCCGCTCACCAGACCGACCATGGCGTCGATGGCCATGCCGCCGGGGCCTATCGCAGCCGCACGCCTTTTCGCGATGCACGCCTCACCATAGCGGGCGAAGGGCCGGCTTCGGGCGAGTGGCGGATTTCGGCGGTGCCCTTCTTCGACCCGAAGGATGGGCGGTTCAGCGGCTATCGGGGAACCGCGCGGCGTCCGCGCGCCGACGAAAATGCTGCGAGCCTGTCGACGGGCCGCCAGAAAGCCGACGAACCGGCTGTGCAGGATTCGCTGCGCCACCTTGTCCATGAACTGCGGACGCCGCTCAACGCGATCATCGGCTTTTCAGAGATGATCGAGGGGCAGGTGCGGGGGCCCGCCGCGGCGCCCTATCGGAGCCGTGCGCAGGAGATATTGGAGCAGAGCAAGAAGCTGCTGAGCGCGGTCGAGGATCTCGATCTGGTAGCGCAGACCAAGCCGGTCGAGCAGGGCGGCGCCCCGGGCGCGGTGGACGTTTCTGCCATCCTCGCGCGTCTGCACAGCAATTTCGAGGACGTGGCGGCCGAGCGCGCGAGCGGCATCGCCTTTCGGATCGATTCGACGCTGCCGCCGGTTGCGGTCGACGCCGCAACGGTGGAGCGGATGCTTTCACGGCTCCTCGCCGCCACGATCGCCATGGCGGGCGAGGGCGAGCGCATCAGCGTCGACCTGCAGCGCGACCCGCGCCGCGCCAGCCATGTGCTGCTGACGGTCCTGCGCCCGCGCTCGCTCGACGGGCGCGACGAGAAGATGCTGCTCGATCCCGGTTATAATCCCGGCGGCAACTGGCCCGACGCCCCGGTCCTCGGTCTCGGCTTTGCGCTCCGGCTGGTTCGAAACCTCGCTATTGCCAGCGGCGGCATGCTCGAGATCGATTCGACGCGTTTTTATCTGAGCCTCCCGCTCGACGATCGCGGCGGCCGCGCCGAACAGGGCGCGCGCTGA
- a CDS encoding Lrp/AsnC family transcriptional regulator, translating to MSAPSLDPIDRTILHELQEDGRMTNVDLARKAGLTAPPCLRRVRALEEAGVIESYHARLNAAALGYGITVFALVSLRSQAEEDLRQFEAHVAALPEVRECHMLNGEIDFILKIVAHDLQAFQQFLTSQLTTAPNVASVKTSLTIRTSKDVPGIPVDGA from the coding sequence ATGTCGGCTCCCTCGCTTGATCCTATCGATCGGACTATCCTCCACGAGCTGCAGGAGGACGGGCGGATGACCAACGTCGATCTCGCTCGCAAGGCCGGTCTGACGGCGCCGCCCTGCCTGCGCCGCGTGCGCGCACTGGAAGAAGCGGGCGTCATCGAGAGCTATCACGCCCGGCTCAACGCGGCCGCCCTCGGCTATGGCATTACGGTGTTCGCGCTCGTCTCGCTCCGTAGCCAGGCGGAGGAGGACCTGCGCCAGTTCGAAGCCCATGTGGCAGCGCTCCCCGAAGTGCGCGAATGCCATATGCTGAACGGCGAGATCGACTTCATCCTGAAGATCGTGGCGCACGATCTCCAGGCGTTCCAGCAGTTCCTGACGTCGCAGCTGACGACGGCGCCCAATGTGGCGAGCGTGAAGACCTCGCTCACCATCCGTACGTCGAAGGACGTACCGGGGATTCCCGTCGACGGAGCCTGA